A portion of the Nitratidesulfovibrio termitidis HI1 genome contains these proteins:
- a CDS encoding HprK-related kinase B, translating into MSATAARTLAPHLTRAALAADVRGWYPATHELALRINDAYVRVATNAPELHAKLTRYFGEFLAPQVSEHGVPAGADVIRVTAHEAPRRDWGLPFTAKQPDAGKRKIKEEYLDLPDGRLVHKRLTGMLFAFGHGDNVAVGPCTANDNQVVNFINNRYLELMLNRGCLLGHAAAVSHAGRGLAVAGFSGMGKSTLSLRLMSRGATFVSNDRVLVERNGAAAPRCLGIPKQPRINPGTILANPDLAAVLTEEERITLSALPPDDLWHLERKYDAIIADCFGPGRFIPQAPLDALVILNWRRNTGEPLRVRMDSAQDRPDLLPAFMKSTGVFYLPAPGGWEQDPSHTEYARGLAGVPIIELSGGVDFDAAADACMHFLSAGTL; encoded by the coding sequence ATGAGCGCCACCGCCGCACGCACCCTGGCCCCGCACCTGACGCGCGCCGCACTGGCCGCAGACGTGCGCGGCTGGTACCCCGCCACCCACGAACTGGCCCTGCGCATCAACGACGCGTACGTCCGCGTGGCCACCAACGCGCCGGAACTGCACGCCAAACTGACCCGCTACTTCGGCGAGTTCCTGGCTCCGCAGGTGTCGGAACACGGCGTGCCCGCCGGGGCGGACGTCATTCGCGTCACCGCGCACGAGGCCCCGCGCCGCGACTGGGGGCTGCCCTTCACGGCAAAACAGCCCGACGCGGGCAAACGCAAGATCAAGGAAGAGTATCTGGACCTGCCGGACGGACGCCTGGTGCACAAGCGGCTGACGGGCATGCTCTTTGCCTTCGGCCATGGCGACAACGTGGCCGTGGGGCCATGCACCGCCAACGACAACCAGGTGGTCAACTTCATCAACAACCGCTACCTGGAACTGATGCTGAACCGGGGCTGCCTGCTGGGGCACGCCGCCGCCGTATCCCACGCCGGGCGCGGTCTGGCCGTGGCGGGCTTTTCCGGCATGGGCAAATCCACCCTGTCCCTGCGGCTGATGAGCCGGGGGGCCACCTTCGTCAGCAACGACCGGGTGCTGGTGGAGCGGAACGGCGCCGCCGCCCCGCGCTGTCTGGGCATTCCCAAGCAGCCGCGCATCAACCCCGGCACCATCCTGGCCAACCCGGACCTTGCCGCGGTGCTGACCGAAGAAGAACGCATCACCCTTTCCGCCCTGCCCCCCGACGACCTGTGGCACCTGGAGCGCAAGTACGACGCCATCATTGCCGATTGCTTCGGGCCGGGGCGGTTCATACCGCAGGCCCCGCTGGATGCGCTGGTGATCCTGAACTGGCGGCGCAACACGGGCGAGCCGCTGCGGGTGCGCATGGACAGCGCGCAGGACCGGCCCGACCTGTTGCCCGCGTTCATGAAGTCCACCGGGGTGTTCTACCTGCCCGCCCCCGGCGGTTGGGAGCAGGACCCAAGCCATACCGAGTACGCGCGGGGGCTGGCCGGGGTGCCCATCATCGAGCTATCCGGCGGGGTGGATTTTGACGCGGCGGCGGATGCCTGCATGCACTTCCTGTCCGCCGGAACGCTGTAG
- a CDS encoding GAK system ATP-grasp enzyme, which yields MRIGVVGTKGGWSSELLADTVGRATGRRLLIEMDKVRLDLPSGRCMYEGTDLSTLDALIIKKIGAWYSPDLLDRLEMLRLLNERGLPVFSAPLRVLRVLDRLSCTITLQSGDIPMPPTTITEDVDHAVEAVREYGRAVFKPLYSTKARGMTIMEDGPGLPDLRDRIAAYKADHSILYIQKTIELEGGQDLGVVFLGGRYLTTYARCRTNGSWNTTTVNGGKYAAFEPPAEIIDMARRAQALFGLDFTCVDVALTDSGPYVFEVSAFGGFRGILETSGLDAAQLLLEHVQCCLADRALSGGCGSAPTITPPVEPNCMEPAA from the coding sequence GTGCGCATTGGCGTCGTAGGGACCAAGGGAGGCTGGTCGTCGGAACTGCTGGCCGACACCGTGGGCAGGGCCACCGGGCGCCGCCTGCTCATCGAAATGGACAAGGTGCGGCTGGACCTGCCGTCGGGCCGCTGCATGTACGAAGGCACCGACCTTTCCACGCTGGATGCGCTGATCATCAAGAAGATCGGCGCGTGGTACTCGCCAGACCTGCTGGACCGGCTGGAAATGCTGCGCCTGCTCAACGAGCGCGGCCTGCCCGTGTTCTCAGCCCCGTTGCGGGTGCTGCGGGTGCTGGACCGGCTGAGCTGCACCATCACCCTGCAGTCCGGCGACATCCCCATGCCGCCCACCACCATCACCGAAGACGTGGACCATGCCGTGGAAGCCGTGCGCGAGTATGGCCGGGCCGTGTTCAAGCCGCTGTATTCCACCAAGGCGCGGGGCATGACCATCATGGAGGACGGCCCCGGCCTGCCCGATCTGCGCGACAGGATAGCTGCCTACAAGGCCGACCATTCCATCCTGTACATCCAGAAAACCATAGAGCTGGAAGGCGGGCAGGATCTGGGCGTGGTCTTTCTGGGCGGCAGGTACCTGACCACCTATGCCCGCTGCCGCACCAACGGCAGCTGGAACACCACCACGGTCAACGGCGGCAAGTACGCCGCGTTCGAGCCCCCGGCGGAAATCATCGACATGGCCCGACGGGCGCAGGCCCTGTTCGGGCTGGACTTCACCTGCGTGGACGTGGCCCTGACCGATTCCGGCCCCTACGTTTTCGAGGTGTCGGCCTTCGGCGGGTTCCGGGGCATTCTGGAAACCAGCGGGCTGGATGCCGCGCAGTTGCTGCTGGAGCACGTGCAGTGCTGCCTGGCCGACAGAGCCCTGTCCGGCGGCTGCGGATCGGCCCCCACCATCACGCCCCCTGTCGAGCCCAACTGCATGGAGCCCGCCGCATGA
- a CDS encoding PhoU domain-containing protein: MITFEGLSENFRFLVLEVSGQLRATHEFMRAPTRELFDRITGRDDYIDNLKTIIENKCFSRIHTDNSLDRREIHRIRAIHTIAVNLERIADFCVNILGQMAHLSDPGRLRDDEYDPIFAEIDASLNRIIPALEKEDLPAALAICRSEYELDRLYEAVFHRTLAEMSDGRSVHDRITTIFIFRYLERIGDSLLNVGEALIFSVLGEKIKIKQFEALQKTLSTSGFGDSLSDIDFRSIWGTRSGCRIGRVERVRGARSSTGDAEGGGGPSCGNPVQTGPDGQPRPEPGGLGSIYKQGNKKKIIKERDNIARWSTLFPNLVPEIFGYHEDDDSAALLVEFLQGCTLDEIVLTGDGEILQNAMFVLLQTLHEIWEKTATPGPVDTDYMRQMRSRMEAVLQVHPGLRRDGVELCGAGALSTEQLIDRCEAIEKTLPAPFTVFIHGDFNVNNLVYDHARQAVRFIDLYRSRDCDYVQDISVFLVSNYRLPVFEPALRERIRWVMREFLLFATGVAAARGDATFQARLALALARSLYTSTRFELNHHFAKDMYLRSHYLMERIVAHRGSWESFRLPAEVLDCGCNAIMREETPCALAS, translated from the coding sequence ATGATCACCTTCGAAGGACTGAGCGAAAACTTCAGGTTCCTGGTGCTCGAGGTTTCGGGCCAGTTGCGCGCCACGCACGAATTCATGCGTGCCCCCACGCGCGAGCTGTTCGACCGCATCACCGGGCGCGACGACTACATCGACAACCTGAAGACCATCATCGAGAACAAGTGCTTCTCGCGCATCCACACGGACAACTCGCTGGACCGGCGCGAGATACACCGCATCCGGGCCATCCACACCATTGCCGTGAACCTGGAGCGCATCGCCGACTTCTGCGTGAACATCCTGGGGCAGATGGCCCACCTTTCCGACCCCGGCAGGCTGCGGGACGACGAGTACGATCCCATCTTCGCCGAGATAGACGCCAGCCTGAACCGCATCATCCCCGCACTGGAAAAGGAAGACCTGCCCGCCGCGCTGGCCATCTGCCGCAGCGAATACGAGCTGGACCGGCTGTACGAGGCGGTGTTCCACCGTACCCTGGCCGAAATGTCCGATGGCCGCAGCGTGCACGACCGCATCACCACCATCTTCATCTTCCGGTACCTGGAGCGCATCGGCGACAGCCTGCTGAACGTGGGCGAGGCGCTGATCTTCAGCGTGCTGGGCGAGAAGATCAAAATCAAGCAGTTCGAAGCGTTGCAGAAAACGCTGTCCACATCGGGGTTTGGAGATTCGCTGTCGGACATCGACTTCCGGTCCATCTGGGGCACCCGCTCCGGTTGTCGCATCGGCCGGGTGGAACGGGTGCGGGGCGCGCGCAGTTCCACCGGCGACGCGGAAGGCGGGGGCGGTCCGTCCTGCGGCAACCCGGTGCAGACGGGGCCCGACGGCCAGCCCAGGCCCGAACCCGGCGGCCTCGGTTCCATCTACAAGCAGGGCAACAAGAAAAAGATCATCAAGGAGCGGGACAACATCGCCCGCTGGTCCACCCTGTTTCCCAACCTGGTGCCGGAAATCTTCGGCTACCACGAGGACGACGATTCCGCCGCGCTGCTGGTGGAGTTTCTGCAGGGGTGCACCCTGGACGAAATCGTCCTGACCGGCGACGGGGAAATCCTGCAGAACGCCATGTTCGTGCTGCTGCAAACCCTGCACGAAATCTGGGAAAAGACGGCCACGCCCGGCCCGGTGGACACCGACTACATGCGTCAGATGCGTTCGCGCATGGAAGCGGTGTTACAGGTGCACCCCGGCCTGCGGCGCGACGGCGTGGAACTGTGCGGCGCGGGGGCCCTGTCCACCGAACAGCTCATCGACCGTTGCGAGGCCATAGAAAAAACCCTGCCCGCGCCGTTCACCGTGTTCATCCACGGCGACTTCAACGTGAACAACCTGGTCTACGACCACGCCCGGCAGGCGGTGCGATTCATCGACCTGTACCGCTCGCGCGACTGCGACTACGTGCAGGACATTTCGGTGTTCCTGGTTTCCAACTACCGGTTGCCGGTGTTCGAACCCGCCCTGCGCGAACGCATCCGCTGGGTGATGCGCGAATTCCTGCTGTTCGCCACCGGGGTGGCCGCCGCACGGGGCGACGCCACCTTCCAGGCGCGGCTGGCCCTTGCGCTGGCCCGCTCGCTGTACACGTCGACCCGCTTCGAACTGAACCACCACTTCGCCAAGGACATGTACCTGCGCTCGCACTACCTGATGGAGCGCATCGTGGCCCATCGCGGTTCGTGGGAAAGCTTCCGCCTGCCGGCAGAGGTGCTGGACTGCGGCTGCAACGCCATCATGAGGGAGGAAACGCCGTGCGCATTGGCGTCGTAG
- a CDS encoding amphi-Trp domain-containing protein, with the protein MSSEEKFVFESLQDCESIRAFLEALTEGVGSKHLVLSSGGERIELYPQGLLQVEVKARRKGGSSKVSLKLEWKDAPRVETTDRTLSVSSN; encoded by the coding sequence ATGAGTTCGGAAGAAAAGTTCGTCTTCGAATCGTTGCAGGACTGCGAATCCATCCGCGCCTTTCTGGAAGCGCTCACCGAGGGCGTGGGCAGCAAGCACCTGGTGCTGTCATCGGGCGGCGAGCGCATCGAACTGTACCCGCAGGGCCTCTTGCAGGTGGAAGTGAAGGCCCGGCGCAAGGGCGGGTCGAGCAAGGTCAGCCTGAAGCTGGAATGGAAGGACGCCCCCCGCGTGGAAACCACCGACAGGACGCTGTCCGTCAGCAGCAACTGA
- a CDS encoding GAK system XXXCH domain-containing protein: MGSRKTTFSTTRQELPAVLRRIADALERGDAIGEPATAVPEDEADPLLASGLGDFRKFKLNAKHAFGQMQVVLKVKTPDAAATAAGAADADGTTTTGTGAGASHAVRAAGHPSYKSLKKRMRASFKALRQAVQAGVMPPPQAAASFLSDSLLMVEYPGYGDEHYAAYLAATEALRAALEAVGTGGIPAAAPADAADSAAAPAGDGGAAVITPVTPPVMPEIRHAVEELYRLMVLCHDRYK; the protein is encoded by the coding sequence ATGGGCAGCAGAAAGACCACGTTCTCCACCACCCGGCAGGAACTGCCCGCCGTGCTGCGGCGCATCGCCGACGCCCTGGAGCGGGGGGACGCCATCGGAGAGCCGGCCACCGCCGTGCCGGAAGACGAGGCGGACCCGTTGCTGGCATCGGGGCTGGGAGATTTTCGCAAGTTCAAGCTCAACGCCAAGCATGCCTTCGGCCAGATGCAGGTGGTGCTCAAGGTCAAGACACCCGACGCAGCCGCCACAGCCGCCGGTGCCGCCGATGCTGACGGAACCACCACCACCGGCACCGGTGCGGGTGCGAGCCACGCCGTTCGCGCTGCGGGCCACCCCTCGTACAAATCGCTGAAAAAGCGGATGCGCGCGTCGTTCAAGGCGTTGCGCCAGGCCGTGCAGGCCGGGGTGATGCCCCCGCCGCAGGCCGCCGCGTCCTTCCTGTCCGATTCGCTGCTGATGGTGGAGTACCCCGGCTACGGCGACGAGCACTACGCGGCGTATCTGGCGGCCACCGAAGCCCTGCGCGCGGCGCTGGAGGCCGTGGGCACGGGCGGCATCCCTGCCGCTGCCCCTGCCGACGCGGCAGATTCCGCCGCCGCACCAGCCGGGGATGGCGGGGCCGCCGTGATCACGCCCGTCACGCCGCCCGTCATGCCCGAAATCCGCCACGCCGTGGAAGAACTCTACCGGCTCATGGTGCTGTGCCATGACCGCTACAAATAG
- a CDS encoding M48 family metallopeptidase gives MAIFQARMQWRSGGLPPFASAFAAPLLILMLSLALAPVLVGCGRKAVTPTPVAEAKKEHCPQPVASVERRMCQRERLWNVGYALREANAPLCGGRTVLDDGVVVVSTDTLDDMLSPVRWGDLGAYVEMRRWRDAYVREYGLDGRHRVISVLRGSGGEEAGIRPGDVLVAVNGQPMPTGKLAARTLRWQVTKALGAGDTVTYTVERDGLRMDVPVRFHRVCDTTMDVEVRDTVDSFASGQAIFVTIGLLERFSDDNELAAVLGREMARHVRHNGQGGQSGQSGQSGQTKAGAVSSATDRPGVRGYYGMPPAGGLVKPETAAADRQTGSPDIDRLALYCMARAGYDHRRAAPMFEALAQLPPSRRAVLEGEAIAARGDAQVRAARLAMAAAEIDGRLAQGQPLIP, from the coding sequence ATGGCAATATTTCAGGCAAGGATGCAGTGGCGCTCGGGCGGCCTGCCGCCGTTCGCGTCGGCCTTCGCGGCCCCCCTGCTGATCCTGATGCTGTCCCTGGCGCTGGCTCCGGTTTTGGTCGGCTGTGGCCGCAAGGCCGTGACCCCGACTCCCGTCGCCGAGGCGAAAAAGGAACATTGCCCTCAGCCGGTTGCCTCGGTGGAACGGCGGATGTGCCAGCGCGAACGGCTGTGGAACGTGGGCTATGCCCTGCGTGAAGCCAACGCCCCGCTGTGCGGCGGGCGCACCGTGCTGGATGACGGCGTGGTGGTGGTCAGCACCGACACGCTGGACGACATGCTTTCGCCAGTGCGCTGGGGCGATTTGGGCGCTTACGTGGAAATGCGCCGCTGGCGTGATGCGTATGTGCGCGAGTATGGGCTGGATGGCCGTCACCGGGTCATCAGCGTGCTGCGCGGCAGCGGCGGCGAAGAAGCGGGCATCCGCCCCGGCGACGTGCTGGTGGCCGTCAACGGGCAGCCCATGCCCACCGGCAAGCTGGCCGCGCGTACCCTGCGTTGGCAGGTCACCAAGGCCCTGGGCGCGGGCGATACCGTGACCTACACCGTGGAGCGCGACGGCCTGCGCATGGATGTGCCGGTGCGTTTCCACCGGGTGTGCGACACCACCATGGATGTGGAAGTGCGCGACACCGTGGATTCCTTTGCCTCCGGCCAGGCAATTTTCGTGACCATCGGCCTGCTGGAACGCTTTTCTGACGATAACGAACTGGCCGCCGTGCTGGGGCGTGAAATGGCCAGGCATGTTCGACATAACGGGCAGGGCGGCCAGAGTGGCCAGAGTGGCCAAAGCGGGCAGACCAAAGCTGGCGCGGTATCGTCAGCAACGGACAGGCCGGGCGTGCGCGGTTATTACGGCATGCCCCCTGCGGGCGGGCTGGTGAAGCCCGAAACCGCCGCAGCGGACCGCCAGACCGGCAGCCCCGACATCGACCGTCTGGCCTTGTACTGCATGGCCCGCGCCGGGTACGACCACCGCCGGGCCGCGCCCATGTTCGAGGCGCTGGCGCAGCTGCCGCCGTCGCGCCGGGCAGTGCTGGAAGGTGAAGCCATTGCGGCAAGGGGCGATGCGCAGGTGCGTGCCGCCCGGCTGGCCATGGCCGCAGCCGAGATCGACGGCAGGTTGGCCCAGGGGCAGCCGCTCATTCCGTAG
- a CDS encoding glutamate synthase-related protein — protein sequence MSQWLKSNDVLGTTNRGNTAESGLCTLCRADCMGKCETWLSCMKGRETLYPRDFGIVTAGSGNTTHVGVSYNSLRIQGYNYGACGAGEKAATGDALFTDVSLATSFGAQHKTTCRYPLMTGALGSTFVAARYWDAFATGCAICGVPIVVGENVVGIDREAVLENGRITKAPELERRIDNYLRYYDGHGAIIVQLNVEDTRNGVAEYVAGKYGDKVIIELKWGQGAKDIGGEIEVKSLEYAQFLKQRGYLVDPDPTRPEVQEGYRTGAVKGFARHSRLGYTDLSGYEQVRENFMTQVAYLRSLGFGRISLKTGAYGMEALAMSIRLASECELDLLTIDGAGGGTGMSPWDMMETWGVPSILLHAKAAEYAALLAAGGRKVVDMSFAGGFAKPSQIFKGLALGAPYVKMICMGRAMMIPGFLGSNIEGVLKPENRARVNGNWDALPKTVAEHGTTAEEIFAGYHDVQARIGREGMKDLPYGAIAMWTLLDKLGAGVQQLMAGARRFSLDQIRREDIASGNRETERETGIPFITDVQDEFARAILKA from the coding sequence ATGTCCCAGTGGCTCAAGAGCAATGACGTCCTTGGCACCACCAACCGCGGCAACACGGCGGAATCCGGCCTGTGCACCCTGTGCCGCGCCGACTGCATGGGCAAGTGCGAAACCTGGCTTTCGTGCATGAAGGGGCGCGAAACCCTGTACCCGCGCGACTTCGGCATCGTCACCGCAGGCAGCGGCAACACCACCCACGTGGGCGTATCGTACAACTCGCTGCGCATCCAGGGCTACAATTACGGGGCCTGCGGCGCGGGCGAAAAGGCCGCCACCGGCGACGCCCTGTTCACCGACGTGTCCCTTGCCACGTCCTTCGGCGCGCAGCACAAGACCACCTGCCGCTACCCGCTGATGACCGGCGCGCTCGGTTCCACCTTCGTGGCGGCCCGTTACTGGGACGCCTTTGCCACCGGCTGCGCCATCTGTGGCGTGCCCATCGTGGTGGGCGAAAACGTGGTGGGCATCGACCGCGAAGCCGTACTGGAGAACGGGCGCATCACCAAGGCCCCCGAACTGGAACGCCGCATCGACAATTACCTGCGCTACTACGACGGGCACGGCGCCATCATCGTGCAGCTGAACGTGGAGGACACCCGCAACGGCGTGGCCGAATACGTGGCAGGCAAGTACGGCGACAAGGTGATCATCGAGCTGAAGTGGGGCCAGGGCGCCAAGGACATCGGCGGCGAGATCGAGGTGAAGAGCCTGGAGTACGCCCAGTTCCTGAAGCAGCGCGGCTACCTGGTGGATCCCGACCCCACCCGGCCCGAAGTGCAGGAAGGCTACCGCACCGGCGCGGTGAAGGGCTTTGCCCGGCACAGCCGCCTGGGCTACACCGACCTTTCCGGCTACGAGCAGGTGCGCGAAAACTTCATGACCCAGGTGGCCTACCTGCGTTCGCTGGGCTTTGGCCGCATCTCGCTGAAGACCGGCGCCTACGGCATGGAGGCCCTGGCCATGTCCATCCGCCTGGCTTCGGAGTGCGAACTGGACCTGCTGACCATCGACGGCGCGGGCGGCGGCACCGGCATGAGCCCGTGGGACATGATGGAAACCTGGGGCGTGCCCTCCATCCTGCTGCACGCCAAGGCCGCAGAATACGCGGCCCTGCTGGCCGCGGGCGGCCGCAAGGTGGTAGACATGTCCTTCGCGGGCGGCTTCGCCAAGCCCAGCCAGATATTCAAGGGGCTGGCCCTTGGCGCGCCCTATGTGAAGATGATCTGCATGGGCCGGGCCATGATGATTCCCGGCTTCCTCGGCTCCAACATCGAAGGCGTGCTGAAGCCGGAAAACCGCGCCCGCGTCAACGGCAACTGGGACGCGCTGCCCAAGACCGTGGCCGAGCATGGCACCACGGCGGAAGAAATCTTCGCCGGGTATCATGACGTGCAGGCCAGGATTGGCCGCGAAGGCATGAAGGACCTGCCCTACGGGGCCATTGCCATGTGGACCCTGCTGGACAAGCTGGGCGCGGGCGTGCAGCAGCTGATGGCGGGCGCGCGCCGCTTCTCGCTGGACCAGATCCGCCGCGAGGACATCGCCTCCGGCAACCGCGAGACCGAACGCGAGACCGGCATTCCGTTCATCACCGACGTGCAGGACGAGTTTGCCAGGGCCATCCTGAAGGCGTAG
- a CDS encoding secondary thiamine-phosphate synthase enzyme YjbQ, producing MKSWRKELWFNVPTRRAFINITPQVDMELAESGIREGLCLVNAMHITASVFINDDESGLHHDYEQWLERLAPHEPVRQYRHNVGEDNADAHMKRQIMGREVVVAVTEGKLDLGPWEQVFYGEFDGGRRKRVLVKIIGE from the coding sequence ATGAAATCGTGGCGCAAGGAATTGTGGTTCAACGTGCCCACGCGGCGGGCGTTCATCAACATCACCCCGCAGGTGGATATGGAACTGGCGGAAAGCGGCATTCGCGAAGGGTTGTGCCTGGTCAACGCCATGCACATCACTGCCAGCGTGTTCATCAACGACGACGAAAGCGGCCTGCACCACGACTACGAGCAGTGGCTGGAACGGCTGGCCCCGCACGAGCCGGTGCGCCAGTATCGCCACAACGTGGGCGAGGACAACGCCGACGCGCACATGAAGCGCCAGATCATGGGACGCGAGGTGGTGGTGGCCGTGACCGAAGGCAAGCTGGACCTGGGGCCGTGGGAGCAGGTGTTTTACGGAGAGTTCGACGGCGGGCGGCGCAAGCGGGTGCTGGTGAAGATCATCGGCGAATGA
- a CDS encoding membrane protein, whose product MTDAQTTWHLWDGLGRPLLRLVLSMSVGLFVANCIESLNWTRGVARLAAPLVRLGHLRDVAGASFSLAFFSSVASNSLLAESYEKGELTRRELRFANLFNSLPSYFVHLPTLFFITWPVLGFPAVVYVGLTLLAAFLRTALTVVCGRVLLPPLPEGCVTCRLDGHEAKGWRAGLHTAWMRFRKRMPRVIFFTVPTYAAMYAMQQAGWFDLAEAWMTRHMGALAFLRPEALGIVLLHLAAEFGAAVSAAGAVLGGGALTEREVVLALLAGNVLSTPMRAFRHQFPSYAGYFRPALAAELIVVNQALRAASITLVGVGYYWLTLP is encoded by the coding sequence ATGACCGACGCGCAGACCACCTGGCATCTCTGGGACGGCCTTGGCCGCCCGCTGCTGCGTCTGGTGCTGTCCATGTCCGTCGGGCTGTTCGTGGCAAACTGCATCGAATCGCTGAACTGGACGCGTGGTGTCGCCCGCCTGGCCGCACCGCTGGTGCGCCTGGGGCACCTGCGCGACGTGGCCGGGGCCTCGTTCTCGCTGGCGTTCTTCTCGTCCGTGGCGTCCAACTCGCTGCTGGCCGAAAGCTACGAGAAGGGGGAACTGACCCGGCGCGAACTGCGCTTCGCCAACCTGTTCAACAGCCTGCCCAGCTACTTCGTGCACCTGCCCACGTTGTTCTTCATCACCTGGCCGGTGCTGGGCTTTCCCGCCGTGGTCTACGTGGGACTGACCCTGCTGGCCGCCTTTCTGCGCACCGCGCTGACGGTGGTCTGCGGCCGGGTGCTGCTGCCACCGCTGCCCGAAGGCTGCGTCACCTGCCGCCTGGACGGGCACGAAGCCAAAGGCTGGCGGGCCGGGCTGCACACGGCCTGGATGCGCTTTCGCAAGCGCATGCCCCGGGTGATCTTTTTCACCGTGCCCACCTACGCGGCCATGTACGCCATGCAGCAGGCGGGCTGGTTCGATCTGGCCGAAGCGTGGATGACCCGGCACATGGGCGCGCTGGCCTTTCTGCGGCCCGAAGCGCTGGGCATCGTGCTGCTGCATCTGGCGGCGGAATTCGGCGCGGCGGTGTCCGCCGCCGGGGCCGTGCTGGGCGGTGGGGCGCTGACCGAGAGGGAGGTCGTGCTGGCCCTGCTGGCGGGCAACGTGCTGTCCACGCCCATGCGGGCCTTTCGCCACCAGTTCCCGTCCTACGCCGGATACTTCAGGCCCGCGCTGGCCGCGGAACTGATCGTGGTCAACCAGGCCCTGCGCGCCGCGTCCATCACGCTGGTGGGCGTGGGGTACTATTGGTTGACGCTCCCCTGA
- a CDS encoding flagellar brake protein, protein MSHRTAITERPVERATERAMVTRTRNGHALDLPLGTRMLLNIAGTKENLSSELVGLQHFEYLILKMPLVPGIRARLLNGEMVTLRYIAGGTIFGFKSQVLNHIVKPGFLLFVDYPDAMEQVDLRQHRRVNCLLPAAVHGHHGVYKCILLDLSEGGCKVSLELQRDDPIRETAVDDMLVLQCGFFASEGTAQTTLSCLVKSVSMDGNRMQLGLKFADLSTDTQLELSSYLDNVSCLI, encoded by the coding sequence ATGTCCCACCGCACCGCAATCACCGAACGCCCCGTCGAACGGGCCACGGAGCGTGCCATGGTCACCCGCACCCGCAACGGCCACGCCCTCGACCTGCCCCTTGGCACGCGCATGTTGCTGAACATCGCGGGCACCAAGGAAAACCTGTCCAGCGAACTGGTGGGGTTGCAGCACTTCGAGTACCTGATCCTGAAGATGCCGCTGGTGCCCGGCATCCGCGCGCGCCTGCTGAACGGAGAGATGGTGACCCTGCGCTACATAGCCGGGGGCACCATTTTCGGTTTCAAGAGCCAGGTGCTGAATCACATCGTCAAGCCGGGCTTTCTGCTGTTCGTGGACTACCCCGACGCCATGGAACAGGTGGACCTGCGCCAGCACCGCCGGGTCAACTGCCTGCTGCCCGCCGCCGTGCATGGCCACCACGGCGTGTACAAGTGCATCCTGCTTGACCTCAGCGAGGGTGGCTGCAAGGTTTCGCTGGAATTGCAGCGCGACGACCCCATCCGCGAAACCGCCGTGGACGACATGCTGGTGTTGCAGTGCGGCTTCTTTGCCTCGGAAGGAACGGCCCAGACCACCCTTTCGTGCCTGGTGAAAAGCGTTTCCATGGACGGCAACCGCATGCAGCTGGGCCTGAAGTTCGCCGACCTCAGCACCGACACGCAACTGGAGCTTTCCAGCTACCTCGACAACGTGTCCTGCCTGATCTGA
- the rnhA gene encoding ribonuclease HI, whose amino-acid sequence MTMKNVQAFTDGSCLGNPGPGGWAAVLRCNGSERELSGGFALTTNNRMEILAVIEALALLKEPCGVDLYTDSQYVRNAVEKKWLAGWRRNGWKTSDKKPVKNRDLWERLQPLLDLHQVRFHWVRGHSGHPENERCDVLARTQASSRGLPPDTGYRE is encoded by the coding sequence ATGACCATGAAGAACGTCCAGGCCTTCACCGACGGTTCGTGCCTCGGTAACCCCGGCCCCGGCGGCTGGGCCGCCGTGCTGCGCTGCAACGGCTCCGAACGCGAGCTTTCGGGGGGCTTTGCCCTTACCACCAACAACCGCATGGAAATCCTGGCGGTGATCGAGGCGCTGGCCCTGCTCAAGGAGCCGTGCGGCGTGGACCTGTATACCGACTCGCAGTACGTGCGCAACGCGGTGGAAAAGAAGTGGCTGGCGGGCTGGCGCCGCAACGGCTGGAAGACCAGCGACAAGAAGCCGGTGAAGAACCGCGACCTGTGGGAGCGCCTGCAACCCCTGCTGGACCTGCATCAGGTGCGCTTTCACTGGGTGCGCGGCCACTCCGGCCACCCCGAGAACGAACGCTGCGACGTGCTGGCCCGCACCCAGGCATCGTCGCGCGGGCTGCCGCCCGACACGGGCTACCGGGAATAA